In Clostridium sp. DL-VIII, the following proteins share a genomic window:
- the larE gene encoding ATP-dependent sacrificial sulfur transferase LarE: protein MINNEKYIELKKYLQGLGKVVLAFSGGVDSTFLLKAAKEALGDKVKAVTILSPYIPKWEIAEAEELVKELGVQHEIIKAPIIDSIRFNPEDRCYLCKTAVFNMILDVAKKQGYDCVIDGTNFDDISDYRPGLKALKELDVKSPLLECKLTKAEIRAFSKELGLNTWDKPPYACLLTRIPYGNELREEDFEKIENAEKYMMSIGFRAIRVRCHGDLARIEVARSDRSKLFDEELLDNIAKNIKECGFKYVSLDLQGYRVGSFNETINKISNN from the coding sequence ATGATAAACAATGAAAAGTACATCGAATTAAAAAAGTATTTACAAGGTCTAGGAAAAGTGGTTTTAGCATTTTCAGGAGGAGTAGATAGTACTTTCTTACTTAAAGCAGCTAAAGAAGCACTTGGAGATAAAGTAAAAGCTGTAACAATTCTTTCTCCGTATATTCCAAAGTGGGAAATAGCAGAAGCAGAGGAATTAGTGAAGGAACTTGGAGTACAGCATGAGATTATAAAGGCTCCAATTATTGATTCGATCAGGTTTAATCCAGAAGATAGATGCTATCTTTGTAAGACAGCAGTATTTAATATGATATTAGATGTAGCTAAAAAGCAAGGTTATGACTGTGTAATTGATGGAACAAATTTTGATGATATAAGTGATTATAGACCAGGACTTAAAGCTTTAAAGGAATTAGACGTGAAAAGTCCTCTTTTAGAATGTAAATTAACAAAGGCAGAAATAAGAGCTTTTTCAAAAGAACTAGGACTTAATACTTGGGATAAGCCACCATATGCATGTCTTTTAACAAGGATACCTTATGGAAATGAATTAAGAGAAGAAGATTTTGAGAAAATTGAAAATGCAGAAAAATATATGATGAGCATAGGTTTTAGAGCTATTAGAGTCAGATGTCACGGGGATTTAGCAAGAATTGAAGTGGCTAGATCTGATAGAAGTAAATTATTTGATGAAGAGCTTTTAGATAATATTGCAAAGAATATAAAAGAGTGCGGATTTAAATATGTCTCGTTAGATCTTCAAGGCTATAGAGTAGGAAGCTTTAACGAAACTATAAATAAAATTTCTAATAATTAA
- the larB gene encoding nickel pincer cofactor biosynthesis protein LarB: protein MDKEEIRDLLEGVKNNKVKIDKALEQLEDLPFKDLGFAKIDNHREIRVGYPEVIYCAGKTVEQVKEIVKFMLTKNNNILGTRATEEMFYAVKEICEDAEYNKLGRTITINKKKQPLTESYIAIVAAGTSDLPVVEEAYETAKIFGNKAIKITDVGVAGIHRLFSRLDVIRGAKVVIVIAGMEGALASVVGGLVDKPIIAVPTSVGYGANLGGISALLSMLNSCASGVSVVNIDNGFGAAYNASIINKL from the coding sequence ATGGATAAAGAAGAAATCAGAGATCTATTAGAAGGTGTTAAAAATAATAAAGTTAAGATAGACAAAGCTCTTGAGCAGTTAGAAGATTTACCTTTTAAAGATTTGGGATTTGCTAAAATAGATAATCATAGAGAAATAAGAGTTGGCTATCCAGAAGTTATATATTGTGCAGGAAAAACTGTGGAACAAGTTAAAGAAATTGTTAAATTCATGCTTACAAAAAATAATAACATATTAGGTACAAGGGCTACTGAGGAAATGTTTTATGCAGTAAAGGAAATATGTGAGGATGCAGAATATAATAAGCTTGGACGAACAATAACAATAAATAAAAAAAAACAGCCTCTTACAGAAAGTTATATAGCTATAGTTGCAGCTGGAACTTCTGATTTACCAGTAGTAGAAGAAGCATATGAAACTGCTAAAATCTTTGGAAATAAAGCAATTAAAATAACAGATGTAGGTGTTGCAGGTATACACAGGCTCTTTTCAAGATTAGATGTTATCAGAGGGGCAAAAGTTGTTATAGTAATTGCCGGGATGGAAGGAGCTTTGGCAAGTGTTGTAGGTGGTCTTGTGGACAAACCTATAATAGCAGTTCCAACAAGTGTTGGTTATGGAGCAAATCTTGGTGGAATTTCAGCATTATTATCAATGCTAAATAGCTGTGCTAGTGGAGTAAGCGTAGTAAATATAGATAATGGATTTGGTGCAGCCTATAATGCTAGTATAATTAATAAATTATAG